From a region of the Salminus brasiliensis chromosome 4, fSalBra1.hap2, whole genome shotgun sequence genome:
- the LOC140554616 gene encoding alcohol dehydrogenase 1-like has translation MATAGKVIKCRAAVAWEPNAPLVIEEIEVAPPQENEIRIKVIATGVCHTDLYHLFEGKPNVGFPTVLGHEGAGVVESVGPGVTEFKPGDKVIPICTSQCGECRFCKSPKTNLCEKSWSSKPCPAMSGPFTRFTCRGQTVLQFVGTSTFSEYTVMNLMSVTKIHDDARLDRVCLLACGVSTGYGAAINSAKVEPGSVCAVFGMGAVGLAAVMGCKTAGASRIIAVDINEQKFEKAKVFGATDFVNPKAHQKPISEVLIDMTNGGVDYSLECVGQVDTMRSALESCVKGWGVSVIVGYTDLYDFSARPSQLIMGRTWKGSLLGGFKVKESVPKLVLDYMAGRIKLDEFVTHTMNLEQINDAIELMRTGGCIRPIINVSK, from the exons ATGGCTACTGCAGGAAAG gtgatTAAATGCCGCGCTGCTGTGGCCTGGGAGCCCAATGCACCACTGGTGATAGAAGAGATTGAAGTGGCTCCACCTCAAGAGAATGAAATACGAATCAAG GTGATAGCTACAGGTGTTTGTCACACAGACCTGTACCACCTGTTTGAGGGAAAGCCGAATGTGGGGTTCCCTACTGTCCTGGGTCATGAAggagctggtgtggtggagagTGTTGGACCTGGAGTAACTGAATTTAAACCAG gtgaTAAGGTCATCCCCATCTGTACTTCTCAGTGTGGAGAGTGCAGGTTCTGCAAGAGCCCTAAGACAAACCTGTGTGAAAAAAGCTG GTCTAGCAAACCATGCCCTGCGATGTCAGGACCTTTCACTCGCTTCACGTGTCGTGGTCAGACAGTCTTGCAGTTTGTGGGCACCAGCACGTTCTCAGAGTACACTGTCATGAACTTGATGTCTGTGACAAAGATCCATGATGATGCCCGACTTGACCGTGTTTGCTTGTTAGCATGTGGCGTTTCCACTGGCTATGGAGCTGCCATCAACAGTGCCAAG GTAGAGCCAGGATCAGTGTGTGCAGTATTCGGGATGGGCGCAGTGGGTCTTGCTGCAGTCATGGGCTGCAAGACTGCTGGAGCCTCCAGGATCATTGCTGTGGACATCAATGAGCAGAAGTTTGAAAAGGCCAAGGTCTTTGGTGCCACAGACTTTGTGAACCCTAAAGCCCACCAGAAGCCGATCAGCGAGGTTCTGATAGACATGACCAACGGAGGGGTGGATTACTCACTGGAGTGTGTGGGCCAAGTGGACACTATG AGAAGTGCACTGGAGTCATGTGTTAAAGGTTGGGGTGTGAGCGTGATTGTTGGCTATACAGATCTTTATGACTTCTCTGCTCGGCCAAGTCAGCTAATTATGGGAAGGACTTGGAAGGGGAGCCTGCTTGGAG GCTTTAAGGTTAAGGAGTCTGTCCCAAAGCTTGTCTTGGACTACATGGCTGGTCGTATAAAGCTGGATGAGTTTGTGACACACACTATGAATCTGGAGCAAATCAATGATGCCATTGAGCTCATGAGGACTGGGGGCTG CATTCGACCAATCATCAATGTGTCTAAATGA
- the LOC140554615 gene encoding alcohol dehydrogenase 1-like, giving the protein MATAGKVIKCCAAIAWEADTPLVIEEVEVAPPQKNEIRIKVIATSVCLSDLYHMFKGKPKGGFPVVMGHEGAGVVESVGPGVTEFKPGDKVIPLYQSQCRECRFCKNPNNNMCEKDWSGNLFAKQSLTETRFTCRGKPILQFMRTGIFSEYTVKNQIAVAKIHDDAPLDRVCLLGCGVSTGYGAAINNAKVEPGSVCAVFGLGAVGLAAVMGCKNSGASRIIAVDINEQKFEKAKIFGATDFVNPKAHQKPISKVLIEMTNGGVDYSLECVGQVDVMRSALESCVKGWSVSVIAGWTDLYDFSARPIQLIAGKTWKGTSFGGYKGKDSVPKLVLDYMAGRIKLDEFVTHTMNLEQVNDAIELMRTGTGNCIRPIIIVSK; this is encoded by the exons ATGGCTACTGCAGGAAAG gtgatTAAATGCTGTGCTGCTATCGCCTGGGAGGCCGACACTCCACTGGTGATAGAAGAGGTTGAAGTGGCTCCACCTCAAAAGAATGAAATACGAATCAAG GTGATAGCTACAAGTGTGTGTCTCTCAGACCTGTACCACATGTTTAAGGGGAAGCCCAAGGGGGGCTTCCCTGTTGTGATGGGCCATGAGGGAGCTGGAGTGGTGGAGAGTGTTGGACCTGGGGTCACTGAGTTCAAACCAG GTGACAAGGTCATCCCCCTTTATCAGTCTCAGTGTAGAGAGTGCCGGTTCTGTAAGAATCCTAATAACAACATGTGTGAGAAAGACTG GTCTGGTAATCTGTTTGCTAAGCAGTCGCTTACTGAAACACGCTTCACATGCCGTGGTAAGCCAATCCTGCAATTCATGCGCACTGGTATATTCTCAGAATACACTGTCAAGAACCAGATTGCTGTGGCAAAGATCCATGATGATGCCCCACTTGACCGTGTCTGCCTGCTTGGCTGTGGCGTCTCCACTGGCTATGGAGCTGCTATCAACAATGCTAAG GTAGAGCCAGgatcagtgtgtgcagtgttcgGGTTGGGCGCAGTGGGTCTTGCTGCAGTCATGGGATGTAAGAATTCTGGAGCCTCCAGGATCATTGCTGTGGACATCAATGAGCAGAAGTTTGAAAAGGCCAAGATCTTTGGTGCCACCGACTTTGTGAACCCTAAAGCCCACCAGAAGCCGATCAGCAAGGTTCTGATAGAAATGACCAACGGAGGGGTGGATTACTCACTGGAGTGTGTGGGCCAAGTGGACGTTATG AGGAGTGCACTGGAGTCATGTGTTAAAGGCTGGAGTGTAAGTGTGATTGCTGGGTGGACAGACCTTTATGACTTTTCTGCTCGGCCAATTCAGCTAATTGCTGGAAAAACCTGGAAGGGAACATCATTTGGAG GCTATAAGGGTAAGGATTCTGTCCCAAAGCTTGTCCTGGACTACATGGCTGGTCGTATAAAGCTGGATGAGTTTGTGACACACACTATGAATCTGGAGCAAGTTAATGATGCCATTGAACTCATGAGGACTGGGACTGGGAACTG CATCCGCCCAATCATCATTGTGTCCAAATGA